A DNA window from Ostrea edulis chromosome 5, xbOstEdul1.1, whole genome shotgun sequence contains the following coding sequences:
- the LOC125650245 gene encoding uncharacterized protein LOC125650245 — protein sequence MLAMSFVKTGRNVLSMCRNVKFNIQTGMKYGISNALQNRYIPSLSYSSFSDCLWREGKNSSITQNTLLTVPSSTNLNQVRYLKQPRHPNKKITYPYNKYKFSGWKRIHKFGLEARLSSVSQKEILWRRLIKGRSNLTVCDRLLDHSNRTVPNRQKVHLMKVGKKNNFPLYSYKPPVFKFRD from the exons ATGCTGGCGATGTCGTTTGTCAAAACAGGGAG aaatgTTCTTTCAATGTGCAGAAATGtgaagttcaatattcaaactgGGATGAAATATGGAATAAGCAATGCTCTTCAAAATCGTTACATACCATCTCTGTCTTATTCAAGTTTCTCAGATTGCCTTTGGAGAGAAGGAAAAAACTCGAGTATTACACAGAACACTCTACTGACTGTACCATCCTCTACCAATTTAAACCAAGTGCGATATTTAAAACAACCAAGACATCCCAACAAGAAAATTACTTACCCATACAACAAGTACAAATTCAGTGGCTGGAAGAGGATTCACAAGTTTGGACTTGAAGCCAGACTCTCCAGTGTATCACAGAAAGAAATCTTGTGGAGAAGGCTGATCAAAGGACGGTCTAATTTAACAGTTTGTGATCGACTTCTTGATCACAGTAATCGAACAGTTCCGAATAGACAGAAGGTCCACTTAATGAAAGTTGGGAAGAAAAACAACTTTCCACTGTATTCATATAAACCGCCTGTATTCAAATTCAGAGACTGA